The genomic interval CTTATCAAGGTCTGGGGATCAAATATGCAAATGGAAAAAGTAGATTTAAACCTGCTGGCTATCATTAATCAGATTATTTCGGATCTTTCCGATCGGTCAAAACACTATCTGGTTTTAGCCAATTATTATTTTTATCATGACAAGCTAACCAATTTTGCTCCGGTGTATTTTAATAATGATGCTATTGACGATATACAATTAACGGAAGACGGAATGAGATGTAAACTGGTTTTTTACAAAGAGGATAGCGATGACAGATTTACGATTCGGATTCCCTATAACCAGATTGGGAAAATTACAAAATGCGAGGATTCGGAATTTGTTAAGGAACACACCCTTTTTTTAAATGAAGAAGTCATGCTGCGGTACGAGGTCTTTAAAGATATTTGACAAAGCTAATTTACATGTAAAATTGCAGTGGAAGTCATTAGTTTTAATTCTATAATAAATAATCAAATCCTATATTTGTTCTATATCAATAGAAAACATTCCCCATCCAAACAGATATTATGTATTTAGCTGTATTAATAAATACGTAAAAAAAACTGCACTAATTTAAAATGTAGCCGCCTTGTACAATTTTTTAAAAAATACTCATAGTATTTTTGCCATCAGCTACAAACAATATGGCGATATCAGTCAGTTTATTAGCAATTAAAAACCCTTTTGATAAATCATTGTCATTTATGTTTGACATAAAAAATTAGAATTAATCCCATAGCGGGCAAAATAAAACAATAAGCATTTCTTGTAATAGAGCTACCATAATTGTAGCTGCATTTCAAACCGATTTTATAACGTTGAGTTTAAACTTTCATACTCCTGGCTTTGCCGGGAGTACTGATTCTTTTTTTGATTGCAAAATATTGAAAATATTCACAACAAACCATACCACAATGACAATTGCATTAATCGACAAACATCCCATTCTACGCACTGGACTGGTTTTTTTCATTAAAGATCACTTTACTGAGGCGACAATACTCGAATCTGACAGTATAGTTACTTTTTATGAATCCTACCGTGATCAAAAACCAGATCTTATCATTTTAGGGATCAGCCAGGATTCCAATAGTAACAATCTTAATTTTATTAATCTTGTAAAAAAGAAATATCCAAAGGCAGCAATTGTACTTTATGATGAAAAGCCGGGAACATCAATGGGCTTCCATTATTTGAAGGCGGGCGTTAAAGGATATTTGTCAAAGCAAAACAATCTAACTGAGTTAATTGACTGTATTACAGACGTTTTAAAAGGAAAAAGGTATATTTGCAATGATGTATTAGAAATTATACTGGACGGAAATTTTGTAGAAAAAATTGATTCCCAGGAAGAAAATATCTCCCTTACATCCCGCGAATACGAGATCGCGCAATATTTAAGCCAAGGCATGAAAACATCCCTGATTGCACAAACGTTGGGAAGAAAAATGTCAACAATCAGTACAATCAAGACCAATATCTTTAAAAAGCTGGAAGTAGATAATATTCTGAAATTAAGAGAGGTATTGTTACCAAAAAGCAGCGTATCGATGAGATAAAAACCAACAGGAAGACAGCAGTTATTTTATACGTTCATAGAGAAGCGTCAGCATCACATTTAATTCCTGGTTGGTAAAATTTTAGGATTATACCAATCAGGATTTTTTGTATTTTTATTCGAAGACAATTCAACATGGTTACCTAATTTCAATCCATGTTCAAATCAACAATGCTCCAAGACGCTTTTTGATATTGCCCCAAAATCTAACTTCCGCCAAGACCAATAAATAATTTATTCTATCTGACTACTTCGGTAAATAGAATTTAGTATTATTTGTATTTTTCATTCCTTACATATTATTGTTGAGAGCGAAATTTATTGAATAGAAAATTTATCTGTATTCTTCAAATCGAGTTTAATCGTAATTGTTTTACTTTCAAAAGGAATTTGAATACTAACAAGCTTACAAATCCCAAATAATTGTAAAACAGCAAGAAAAAATTATTAGCGAATACTACAAAAGATATTGGCATTGAGCTTATTAAATTCACATGAATTTTAAGGATTATATGACTTCGAAGATAAATTCGGATATCATTTTAATAGGATCACAATAATCCAAATCAGTAGTCTTCTTTTTACTTCCAGTATTTGAAAGATGATTCAAATATATAATCCTGCAAAAATTAAATCGTACTGGTTTTTTATAACTAATCTTATGGAGGAAACTCTGTTCATCCGCATTAGGCTAAATGGCGATCCGTTACGAGTTGATTTATTTCAGGCATGCATTTTCCAGGTAACGAAAAAATCTAAGGCATAAAAAAAGCCCAGATTTCTCTGAGCTTTTATTCGGCGGTCTGGGGATACGGCCATCCGGCGGGACTTGAATTGCGTGGCAATCGTAGCACCTGCGAAACGTCTTACCCGGACTACTACATGTGTGGCATATATATATATCCAAACCAACTTAAATCTCTAATTCATAAAAAAAAGCCCAGATTTCTCTGAGCTTTTTTTCGGCGGTCTGGACGGGACTCGAACCCGCGACCCCATGCGTGACAGGCATGTATTCTAACCAACTGAACTACCAAACCGTTTCGTTTGTACCATCTTTCTGGTTAACGTGGTGCAAAACTAGTATTTTTATTTTCCATTGCAATACTTTTGGTTTTAAAATTGTTATTTATTTGCAAATAAAATGTGAAATAATCAGAAGCATTCTGATTATGAAATAGTTGTAACTCGTTAAAAATGTCACAAATTAAAGATATTACCAGGGTGCTGGAAAAACTTGCGCCTCTATCCTATCAGGAAAGCTATGATAACGCCGGATTACTCGTTGGAAGTCCGGAAACTGAAATTACCGGCATTTTATTTAGCCTGGATGTTACAGAAGAAATAGTTACTGAAGCAAAAAATAAAAACTGTAACCTTATAGTTGCGCATCATCCCATTATTTTTAAAGGACTGAAAAGACTTAATGGCAGTAATTATGTTGAAAGAACTGTAATTAAAGCAATCAAAAATGACATTGCCATTTATGCCAGTCACACGAACCTTGATCATGTGAAACAAGGTGTAAACTGGAAAATAGCAGAAAGGCTCGGACTGGAAAATGTTAAGATCTTATCCCCAAAATCGCAGCTTCTGAAAAAGCTGACTTTTTTTGCTCCAAAAGCAAATTCGCAGGCTGTTTTGGAAGCGCTATTCGAAGCGGGTGCTGGAAGTATAGGACAGTATCACAATTGTAGCTTCAAACTGGAAGGAACCGGAACATTTTTACCTGATGAATCTGCGCATCCATTCATTGGTACAGCCGGAAATCTGGAAGAGGTAAATGAGCACCGGATCGAAGTTATGTTACCTGCACATTTGGAGTCCAGGATTATTTCCGTTTTACATCAGGTTCATCCTTATGAGGCAGTTGCTTATTATATGCATGCACTTGAAAATAAAAATCAGGAAGTAGGAGCCGGGGCCATAGGGGAACTTTCAGAAGCGATGGAAGTGAATGACTTTTTACAGTTGTTAAAATCGCGGATGAATGCCGGTGTTGTAAAATACACTGCTCCGTTTGAAAAAAAGATTAAACGGGTTGCTGTATGTGGCGGAGCCGGAAGTTTTCTGTTATCCGATGCAAAGCGGGCTAATGCAGATGTTTTTGTAACGGCTGATTATAAATATCATGAATTTTTTGATGCGGAAAATAATATAATGATCTGTGATATTGGACATTACGAAAGCGAAGTATTTACTAAAGATTTACTGTATCATTATTTGTCAGGAAAATTTAGTAATTTCGCACTCTGTTTGTCGGAGGTCAATACCAATCCTGTCAAGTATTTTTTTTAGAAAGCAATTTATAAAGTTAAATATCTGATAACCTGTTAAAAACGCCGACTTACTTTCTCTCACCAAATTACGCATTGAAACAAGTCCATTAAAGACATACATGGAAAACACAATCGCTCAAAAATTAGACGCTCTCCTGAAATTGCAGGAAATTGATTCAAGCCTTGACGAAATTCTGAAAACTCGTGGCGATCTTCCGGAAGAAGTTAGGGATCTGGAAGATGAAATTGCCGGTTTTGAAACACGGTTATCAAAATTTAAAAGCGAAATCGCTAGTTTAAATTCTGAGATTGACAGCTTCAAAAATGCTCAGAAGGATGGAGAAAAGCTGATCAAAAAATACAAAGATCAACAAATGAATGTTCGCAATAACCGCGAATATGACGCTATCACCAAAGAAATTGAGTTGCAGGAACTTGATATGCAACTGGCTGATAAAAAAATTAACGAGGCAAAAGCCCGTATACGTTTGATCGAAGATGATGCAAGCCGAGCTGAAAATGTATTAAACGAAAGGAACGAAGACCTTAAAGCTAAAAAAGGAGAACTTTCTGTTATTACCAGCGAAAGTGAATCGGAAGAAAAAGCACTTCTGTCAGAACGTGAAAAACACATCAAAAAAGTAGAGGAACGCCTTTTGAAATCTTATCAGAAGATTCGCGATAATTCCTTAAACGGATTAGCAGTTGTACATGTTTCCCGCGGTGCATGTGGGGGATGTTTCAGTATTGTTCCGCCACAAAGACAAGCAGATATCCGTGAACGCAAAAAATTAATTGTTTGCGAACATTGCGGTCGTATTCTTGCCGATGTTGAAAGTGTTGAACCAGTACATCAGCGCAGATAAAAAATATTATCATTGAGTAAAAAGGTTGTCTTTCCGGCAACCTTTTTTTGTTGTTACCTGCTTTTGTCTTTGATACTAAACATTCCCGGTTGCTGAAAATGAATTGTTTTTTTCAAAAATTTGCAAACTCAAAAACTATCCTCATTTACTCTGCCTGATCTTTATATTTTCAGTTGGATACTTATTTACGGTTCAGGCAGATACCAGTAATTATTATGTAAAGTTTACCCCCAAATTACAAAAGGCATATTTTGAAATCCAGAAACTACGCATTCAGCCCGCACGTAACCTGATCGACGAAGAACGTGCAAGCAATACTGGAAATGGATTTATCCAATATCTGGATAACTATGCTGATTTGCACTATCTGCTCAT from Dyadobacter sp. NIV53 carries:
- a CDS encoding Nif3-like dinuclear metal center hexameric protein, whose amino-acid sequence is MSQIKDITRVLEKLAPLSYQESYDNAGLLVGSPETEITGILFSLDVTEEIVTEAKNKNCNLIVAHHPIIFKGLKRLNGSNYVERTVIKAIKNDIAIYASHTNLDHVKQGVNWKIAERLGLENVKILSPKSQLLKKLTFFAPKANSQAVLEALFEAGAGSIGQYHNCSFKLEGTGTFLPDESAHPFIGTAGNLEEVNEHRIEVMLPAHLESRIISVLHQVHPYEAVAYYMHALENKNQEVGAGAIGELSEAMEVNDFLQLLKSRMNAGVVKYTAPFEKKIKRVAVCGGAGSFLLSDAKRANADVFVTADYKYHEFFDAENNIMICDIGHYESEVFTKDLLYHYLSGKFSNFALCLSEVNTNPVKYFF
- a CDS encoding zinc ribbon domain-containing protein → MENTIAQKLDALLKLQEIDSSLDEILKTRGDLPEEVRDLEDEIAGFETRLSKFKSEIASLNSEIDSFKNAQKDGEKLIKKYKDQQMNVRNNREYDAITKEIELQELDMQLADKKINEAKARIRLIEDDASRAENVLNERNEDLKAKKGELSVITSESESEEKALLSEREKHIKKVEERLLKSYQKIRDNSLNGLAVVHVSRGACGGCFSIVPPQRQADIRERKKLIVCEHCGRILADVESVEPVHQRR
- a CDS encoding response regulator transcription factor produces the protein MTIALIDKHPILRTGLVFFIKDHFTEATILESDSIVTFYESYRDQKPDLIILGISQDSNSNNLNFINLVKKKYPKAAIVLYDEKPGTSMGFHYLKAGVKGYLSKQNNLTELIDCITDVLKGKRYICNDVLEIILDGNFVEKIDSQEENISLTSREYEIAQYLSQGMKTSLIAQTLGRKMSTISTIKTNIFKKLEVDNILKLREVLLPKSSVSMR